The following coding sequences lie in one Pseudorca crassidens isolate mPseCra1 chromosome 2, mPseCra1.hap1, whole genome shotgun sequence genomic window:
- the PTAFR gene encoding platelet-activating factor receptor, whose amino-acid sequence MTSCPLQPTVMEANVSSHVDSEFRYTLFPIFYSIIFVLGVLANSYVLWVFAHLYPSKKFNEIKIFMVNLTMADLLFLVTLPLWILYYYNEGNWILPEFLCNLAGCFFFINTYCSVAFLAVITYNRFQAVTQPIKTVQVTTRKRGILLSLIIWVAIVAAASYYLILDSTNTVPNKTGSGNITRCFEHYEKGSIPVLIIHVFLVFSFFLVFLIILFCNLVIIVTLLTQPMQMQRNAEIKCRALWMVCTVLAVFIICFVPHHIVQLPWTLAELDFQKSNSHQAINDAHQVTLCLLSTNCVLDPIIYCFLTKKFRKHLTEKFYSMRSSRKCSRLTTETGTEVVMPLKEAPVNSLKD is encoded by the coding sequence ATGACCAGCTGCCCACTCCAGCCCACCGTGATGGAGGCAAATGTTTCCTCTCATGTGGATTCTGAGTTCCGATACACCCTCTTCCCAATTTTTTACAGCATCATCTTTGTGTTGGGGGTCCTCGCCAACAGCTATGTGCTGTGGGTCTTTGCCCACCTGTACCCTTCCAAGAAATTCAACGAGATAAAGATCTTCATGGTGAACCTCACCATGGCTGACCTGCTCTTCCTGGTCACCCTGCCCCTGTGGATCCTCTACTACTACAACGAGGGCAACTGGATTCTTCCTGAATTCCTGTGCAACCTCGCTGGCTGCTTCTTCTTCATTAACACCTACTGCTCAGTGGCCTTTTTGGCCGTCATCACTTATAATCGCTTCCAGGCTGTAACACAGCCCATCAAGACCGTTCAGGTCACCACCCGCAAGCGTGGCATCCTTTTGTCCCTGATCATCTGGGTGGCCATTGTGGCCGCTGCATCCTACTACCTCATCCTGGACTCCACCAACACAGTGCCCAACAAGACGGGCTCAGGCAACATCACACGCTGCTTTGAGCACTACGAGAAGGGCAGTATCCCAGTCCTCATCATCCACGTCTTCCTCGTGTTCAGCTTCTTCCTCGTCTTCCTCATCATCCTCTTTTGCAACCTGGTCATCATCGTCACGCTGCTCACGCAGCCGATGCAGATGCAGCGCAATGCAGAGATCAAGTGCCGGGCACTCTGGATGGTCTGCACGGTGCTGGCTGTGTTCATCATCTGCTTTGTGCCCCACCACATTGTACAGCTGCCCTGGACCCTGGCTGAGCTGGACTTCCAGAAGAGCAACTCCCACCAGGCTATTAACGATGCACATCAGGTCACTCTCTGCCTCCTTAGTACCAACTGTGTCTTAGACCCCATCATCTACTGTTTCCTCACCAAGAAGTTCCGTAAGCACCTAACGGAGAAGTTTTACAGTATGCGCAGCAGCCGGAAATGCTCCCGGCTCACCACGGAGACAGGCACCGAAGTGGTCATGCCGCTCAAAGAGGCCCCTGTCAATTCCCTCAAAGATTAG